A stretch of DNA from Oncorhynchus nerka isolate Pitt River linkage group LG22, Oner_Uvic_2.0, whole genome shotgun sequence:
cggtaaggtctactacacttcacggtaaggtctactacacttcACGGTAAGGTATACTAcacttcacggtaaggtctactacacttcacggtaaggtctactacacttcacggtaaggtctactacacttcacggtaaggtctactacacttcACGGTAAGGTATACTACACTCCACGGTAAGGTATActacatttcacggtaaggtctactacacttcacggtaaggtctactacacttcacggtaaggtctactacacttcacggtaaggtctactacacttcACGGTAAGGTATACTACACTCCACGGTAAGGTATACTAcacttcacggtaaggtctactacacttcacggtaaggtctactacacttcacggtaaggtctactacacttcacggtaaggtctactacacttcacggttgtcaggatttggccagggttgttccggtttttggtcactagatgcccccattgtgccttttgaccttttgttttcccttgatccccattattatttgcacctgtgcctcgtttcccctgattgtatttaaaccctttgttttcctcagtcctttgctctgtgtttgtatgttagcacccagccctagtattctgttaactcttgttgatcccggtggacgctcttgtggaattctgttttttgttcttgtttatttatttttgagtatcttttgaggctttttgtgctatacctaccaccttgtggatttacctttttgtcttggaggattacctttgttcttgtggaattccttttgaggttgtggagttacatgtgttcctgaaggacttcacttttttacttcattaaatacaccgtctcaagtactgctgtgtctgcctcatcttctgggttctgccgactattcgtggctcagttggttaagtgactgtttctcactccggagacccgggttcgtaaccgggtcctgacaacgGTAAGGTATACTACACTCCACGGTAAGGTATACTACACTCCACGGTAAGGTATACTACACTCCACGGTAAGGTATACTAcacttcacggtaaggtctactacacttcacggtaaggtctactacacttcacggtaaggtctactacacttcacggtaaggtctactacacttcacggtaaggtctactacacttcacggtaaggtctactacacttcacggtaaggtctactacacttcacggtaaggtatactacacctgttgtattctgtgcatttgacaaataaaaatctaATTTTGATCTCTCATTCGACTTCCCATTATCTCTGTCTTTTATAGTAGCCTATTTCAACAATGGTTTCACTTTCACACGTGCCTCTAATTGATCAAATCCCTCTATGTTATATGCATTAGTATCTAACAGATGCACTGACGTGATAAAATTATATGATATAGCCTTTCAATATATGTTTCATGAATTCACAATGGAAATACAAttttcattgtgtgtgtgggaGCGGGGGTTACCTCTAGTAAAGATTAAGGAAAGAACAAGGTCAAGACAGACAGCAGAGCAAGGACCGTCCAAGGTGTTGCACGAGGAATACAAATACGATTGGTCAGCAGCACAGGTTCTTATCTCCCCATTGGCCCACAGCGTAAATTCTGAATTTTTAATTGGTTTAAAGCACAGGTCCTAATCCCACATTAGTGGGCGGAGTGTGGGATGAGAATTAGAGAAAAAGACTCCTGAAAGAGGATTCTACAGCAGGGAGGGATACCGGCAGTGAAACAGGTACTGTACTCTCTATGAttcctctctctatagctctcctctatctctcattCATTCTGGAAGGGGGGATATTAACAAACTGTTTTAAGTTAGATACTTGATACATTTTAAAATGGTAGATGAAGCCAAGTAGTTGTTCAAATCTAAATGACTTTGGTGagagcccctccctcccaccttgcGAACTACAGACGGATTTGAAGTTAATGTTTCCTTCTGCATATTTTAATAAGATTTTGCTGATGTAGTCACTATCATTGTAAGACTGACATGATATTTGATGAACAGAACAGGAGCCTTTTGGTGTTGAAATGTAGACGGGTCTACATAGTctagaccagggctctccaaccctgttcctggagagctatcctcctgtaggttttcgctccaaccctgttcctggagaactatcctcctgtaggttttcgctccaaccctgttcctggagagctatcctcctgtaggttttcgctccaaccctgttcctggggagctatcctcctgtaggtttttgctccaaccctgttcctggagagctatcctcctgtaggttttcgctccaaccctgttcctggagagctatcctcctgtaggttttcgctccaaccctgttcctggagagctatcctcctgtaggttttcactccaaccctgttcctggagaactatcctcctgtaggttttcgctccaaccctgttcctggagagctatcctcctgtaggttttcgctccaaccctgttcctggagagctatcctcctgtaggttttcgctccaaccctgttcctggagagctatcctcctgtaggttttcgctccatccctgttcctggagagctgtcatcctgtaggttttaacttgaTTCATTTtgtcaaccagctaattattagaatcaagtGCGCTAGATTAGAGTTGGAATGAAAACCtgatagctctccaggaacagggttggagcgaaaacctacaggatgacagctctccaggaacagggttggagcgaaaacctacaggatgacagctctccaggaacagggttggagcgaaaacctacaggatgacagctctccaggaacagggttggagcgaaaacctacaggatggtaggcagctctccaggaacagggttggagcgaaaacctacaggatggtaggcagctctccaggaacagggttggagtgaaaacctacaggatggtaggcagctctccaggaacagggttggagtgaaaacctacaggatggtaggcagctctccaggaacagggttggagtgaaaacctacaggatggtaggcagctctccaggaacagggttggagtgaaaacctacaggatggtaggcagctctccaggaacagggttggagtgaaaacctacaggatggtaggcagctctccaggaacagggttggagtgaaaacctacaggatggtaggcagctctccaggaacagggttggagtgaaaacctacaggatggtaggcagctctccaggaacagggttggagtgaaaacctacaggatggtaggcagctctccaggaacagggttggagtgaaaacctacaggatggtaggcagctctccaggaacagggttggggtgaaaacctacaggatggtaggcagctctccaggaacagggttggggtgaaaacctacaggatggtaggcagctctccaggaacagggttggggtgaaaacctacaggatggtaggcagctctccaggaacagggttggggtgaaaacctacaggatggtaggcagctctccaggaatagggttggagtgaaaacctacaggatggtaggcagctctccaggaacagggttggagtgaaaacctacaggatggtaggcagctctccaggaacagggttggagtgaaaacctacaggatggtaggcagctctccaggaacagggttggagtgaaaacctacaggagggtagttctccaggaacagggttggagagccctggtctagTCTGATGTTCTAAAGGACAGCAGAGCATGTTCATAGTGATACTTAATCCTTATATACATTATTAACTGTCAGTAACTGCTTCATGACTCGAGATAATGCATCATTTTGAGAGCTTTACAAAGAAGTAGAATTATGTCTGTTAACTACATTCTCACATATTAAATACTCAAGcagtgtttttgttgttttttgttgttgttttttttttatgatTTATTACAAAAAACACAAGGAAGGGGTAACACAAAAGTATTAGAACACGAAgaacaaacaatacagcatcaggacactatcaaacatgtatcagtctttccgcaacagagccatccttatgtgtgagggtgtctactactactatcaaacatgtatcagtctttccgcaacagagccatccttatgtgtgagggtgtctactactactatcaaacatgtatcagtctttccacaacagagccatccttatgtgtgagggtgtctactactactatcaaacatgtatcagtctttctgcagcagagccatccttatgtgtgagggtgtctactactactatcaaacatgtatcagtctttccgcaacagagccatccttatgtgtgagggtgtctactactactatcaaacatgtatcagtctttccacaacagagccatccttatgtgtgagggtgtctactactactatcaaacatgtatcagtctttctgcagcagagccatccttatgtgtgagggtgtctactactactatcaaacatgtatcagtctttctgcagcagagccatccttatgtgtgagggtgtctactactactatcaaacatgtatcagtctttccgcaacagagccatccttatgtgtgagggtgtctactactactatcaaacatgtatcagtctttccgcaacagagccatccttatgtgtgagggtgtctactactactatcaaacatgtatcagtctttctgcaacagagccatccttatgtgtgagggtgtctactactactatcaaacatgtatcagtctttctgcaacagagccatccttatgtgtgagggtgtctactactactatcaaacatgtatcagtctttccgcaacagagccatccttatgtgtgagggtgtctactactactatcaaacatgtatcagtctttccacaacagagccatccttatgtgtgagggtgtctactactactatcaaacatgtatcagtctttctgcagcagagccatccttatgtgtgagggggcatgtgcatgatagtgatataaaatatatgtcaTAATTTCCCTTTTCATGATCACAATTTTGTAaaacccgaaccctccaagatccacccacagttccccaatagctgtccctcaaccattcgagacccctcccacagtcccccctcccccctcccggaagaaaaaaaatacaattaattcaATTAAGTGTGACAGTGTTAACACTCCTCTCCGTATGGCTAGTAGGGATGAAAGTTGCTTCTcgacactgatctaaggtcagttttacGTTTCTCCCCCTGATGATTAGAATTGGGGGAGGAtaataaactgatcctagatctgtagtaATCCTGGCTTTAAAGCATTACAATCCAATGTGACTGACTGATGGCTGCCTTTATAAACCACCAAAAAGTTGCTGTTTCTGACATAACCTTATCACTGATTCACTGGTCTTTGCTGTCAGGGCTGTagcccccctttctctttctaggTCTCTGTGTTCATCTTTTCCACCTCTtattttccatctctccctcatctctctctttctgtctctcacttaTCTCTCgagctctttctctgtctctataactctctgtatctctttctcgctgtgtgtgtgtgtctctctctctttcctcctttcCCATCCCACTGTCTTTGTCTTGGCCTGTGTCCTGTCTCGAGAGACTGTGGCTGGTTCAGaatgtcagagcagaacagaacacgAGGCCTGTGGTGTTTTGATTCCAGAAAGAGCGGTCTTGGCATTAGACCCATCTGGCACTGTTTCTCTCCTCCAGATTTCTATAAATAATCATTTATTTGCAGTGCTGACAGCCTCCTCCTTTCCGACTCCTCAGCCATCTAGTGTGTTCTAGTCATGCTGTATCAAGGAAAACACAGCCACAACTTTGATGTCAATAGAGTTTCAATGACCCAGAGATGTTACCTTGTGTTCAGACACTGATATGCATGTAGTTTTCCTTGATATGGATCATAGAGCAGAGAGGGTGGATCATTAGCTTTGCAGCCAACTGATGATCTGATGGAATAGTACTCTTCCTGTATTCTTAATGAAGAACAATCGCATGGAACTAAGTCAACTGACGACTGCAGATCATGATGGAATAGATGTGTAGAATGATAATCAAGACAGGAAGTCAATCCCAGCTTTTGTTTCCGCTCTGACAGGGATTAGTGAATAGACCTCTACTAGACCTCTACAGACCTaaatacagtagacctctctatTTTAAGAcagctttccctctctctctgtcctctacactgCGGTGAAGGACAAGCTTTCACATTTAGATTTTAGTCACAGGACATACTGAAAGGAATAACTTGTTTGGGCAGGGGCAAAACCAGATGTCATTTTATCTTGGTGACCTAAGATCAGTGTATAGGGGCAACTTCATCCTACCTACACCTCCTTGATGGTGGTGGCCAGATTGTGCTTGCTAAGAGGCCATCCTGTGAGGCCAGTTTAGGAGACTGAGCTTAATCAGCCATCTGCTGGTACTCCCGTCTCATACTGTAAGCTCGTTATCAACGACCTACATCTACTCTATAAgatataaaacatttaaaaaatggacTTGTTACGATACAATTGAATACAGTACAATCAACCAACTGGAAGTGCATTGTAACTCAACTGAGGACATGGTGTAAGTTTGAGCTGCAGCATCCACAGTCTGTATTTCATAGACAAAAGGTAGTGGCCAATGGGCTAAAGGTAGGAAGTGTATTGTTCTGTAGGAGGAGATTCTTCCCACAGCTCACCTGATGTGAAGGACATACACACTGTGACGGCCCTGACCGTTACAACACAAAGAAACTAATGCATAGATAAATACATATTTAAGAATTTTTAAGAAGTAAAACCTCTGAAATGTGTACATTTTATCTTGTCTCTCTTCTTCcctaattcctctctctctctcccccaggtgaCCTGATTCTGACCTCTGAACTGTCCAAGATGGCGACCTCCTTCACAAGAATGATGTCCGGCCGTAACACGGCCGTGCTGTTGGCCAGCCTGGGAGTAGGCACCATGGCAACCGGCTACCTGATGACCGACAGCAACATCCTGTCcgctgaggagaggaggaagctCTATCCACCCAGGTAGGACTACAAACAACATGGCCTCTAATGGACTGTGGACGGCCATCCTGGCACGGCCATCCTATACAGATGGATAATTAATTTGGAATACAGGTGTTTGGCCTAGGATAGCTGCATCTATTGAATAGGAACAACTATAATCTGACACCCAGTGTGCAGTCCAAATGTAAGTCTAAGGTAGAGGGGCAGGGTTAATATGTCTCACCTGCGGTATGACACAGactaacatatagtaacactcacaagcacacacacacacacacacacacacacacacacacaataaggcTTGAGCCATAGATTAGACAGATCACCAACACTCTAAAATAACTTCCTCTACTTGTCTCAATCAATCAAACAACCAATTAATATGTACCTGTCCAAAAAAACGACATCCACATTACATCTAAAACCGTAGCCCTCTTGGCAAGGGGTGTGTCCATAATCAAACCCTATTTGAAATGTCCTTCACAGTGCACATCCTATACAGATGGATAATTCATTTGGAATGTCTATGTTTCGAATGAAAACTACTTTTCCCATCATCCCCAGCGCTGACTATCCTGACCTGAGGAAGCACAATAACTGCATGGCGCACTCCCTGACCCCTGCTATCTACGGTAAGCTGAGAGACAAGGTGACCCCTAACAACTGGAGCCTGGACCAGTGCATCCAGACCGGAGTGGACAACCCTGGCCACCCGTTCATTAAGACTGTTGGCATGGTGGCTGGGGACGAGGAGAGCTACgaggtactgtatgtgtgcttgAGTTTGTGTGTTTTTCTATATTTTGAAGGAGGTATCTCCTTTTGGTTAACTGTTCATCCTGTCCTCTGCAGGTGTTTGCTGATATATTTGACCCCGTCATCAAAGACCGACACAATGGCTACGACCCCAAAACAATGAAACACCCCACTGATCTGGACGCgtccaaggtaacacacacacacacctccagtaACCTCTACACACTACATGAGCTAGTCCATTATTCTCCGATTTACTGATAACCCTCCTTCTCCTCAGATCACCAACGGTATGTTTGATGAGAAATACGTTCTGTCGTCTCGCGTGCGTACAGGCCGTAGTATCCGCGGTCTGAGCCTGCCCCCGTGCTGCTCCCGCTCGGAGCGCCGTGAGGTAGAGCGTGTGACCGTGCAGGCCCTGGCTGGCCTGAAGGGTGATCTGACCGGACGTTACTACAGCCTGGGAGACATGACGGagaaggagcagcagcagcttatTGATGTGAGACACTCAGAGGACATCTATCTatcgatctatctatctatctaatctacctatctatctttctgtctgtgggtctgtctgtccatccgtctgtatctctctctctctctctctctgcatccccctctctctcttcctatttgTCTGTCTCTTTTCGCCTCTTATCCCAAAATGTACATACATGTATTATCATAATCTGACTGCATATGGGATTCCTCATATCCATGATAATGTCTACTTATATTGCCATGCTAATGGCAGGGATTGTTGTGAGGATTATGCTGAAATAGTGCAACTGGAACCTGGACTGTAGTGACAGCATTGTTTCATGACTTTTATTTGACCCGACTCATTTGAGGACATGGTTCTTAATTGCACTAATTTGTCTTCATTCGCCAGTGGTAGACCTACCAATGATTTCAGGAAGTTTAGCACAGTGGAAAAAAGGGTCTTACCCAGTTAATCCACTCAGTCTAGACAGACTGGGGTGACTTTGCGTTTAATCCTAACGGCTAAGATTAAGATTGGAAATAGAGGTAATCTTTGGGAGAGATTACACTAGTCTTGATCTTTAACTTTCAGTCTCATTAACCTTTGTCCTCTGAACCTCACGTTGCCTCAGGAGCATTTCCTGTTCGACAAGCCCGTCTCTCCTCTGCTGACCTCTGCCTTCATGGCCCGTGACTGGCCTGATGCCAGGGGCATCTGGTAAGACCAGAGAAGTAGAGAGCCAACCCATGTCCCCAAAACTACACTACCTGTAGAGAGACTTAGTACTAAGAAACTGGTAAGGCCAGAGTAGTAGAGAGCCCAACCCTTTCCCTGTAGCTTTAAAAACCTGTAGCACTGTCTTGTATCATCATAGCTGTAGAGATCGTACTATCGGTGATTAGGGGCATCTGGTAAGACCAGTAGAGAGCAGAACCATGTTTCCGTAACATTATGGCATTGGGAAAGGTCCCTTCCTCTGACtactcttcatcctcctcctctcgtcctctTCTCCCCAAAGTGTCATTACATCAATGTCGTAGCCCTGAATTCCCATTTCCGTGACCACCTCcttatcttcctcctcttcctcttcccctccctctcctcctcctccttctctctcctctcccctgtaggaccaCTTCCTGTTTGACAAGCCTGTCCCCCCCTTGTTGACGTGTGCATTTCATGGCCCGACGGCAGGGGCCTCTGGTAGGGTCTACAAGGCTCTCATCAGCAGAATCCTCTAACCAGCATGTGTGTGCTGTGATCACAGAAGTTGACAATCAATGCAACCAACAAATGTTTCTAGATTCTTAGGAATGTGTTCTTTCTCTCCAGGCACAACAATGAGAAGACCTTCTTGATCTGGGTCAATGAGGAGGACCACACCAGGGTCATCTCCATGGAGAAGGGAGGAAACATGAAGAGAGTGTTCGAGAGGTTCTGCAGAGGACTCCAACAGGTACTTTACATTTACATGTCACATGTAATGATGCTTGTCTGTACACTCTTAAAAAAGGGTTCCAAGAGGgctcttcggctgtccccataggagaaccctggaaccaaaaggggttctttgaagggttctcctatgaggaTAGCTGAAGAACCATTTTATGTTGTAGATAGCACCCTTTTGTCTATAATATACATGGACATGTACAGTAGATCATTAATGTGGCCCCCCATCCTCTAGGTGGAGAAGCTGATCCAGGAGAGAGGCTGGGAGTTCATGTGGAACGAGCGCCTGGGATACATCCtgacctgtccctctaacctgGGTACTGGACTCAGGGCTGGAGTGCACATCAGACTGCCCAACCTCAGCAAGGTAACACACACGCTTTCTCTTTCCTTTTCCTCAAAGTTTTTACTTGGATTATCCCTGTGCATTGACCCCTCTTTCCTTAGACAAAGCATTTATTAAAATTCTGTACTTACCATGCAGGACCCTCGCTTTGGTAAGATCCTGGACAACATGCGTCTGCAGAAGAGAGGGACAGGCGGAGTTGACTCAGCCACAACTGGAGACACCGTTGATATATCCAACAATGACCGTCTGGGAAAATCTGAGGTAAAACTAGAACCGATATtctatgaatgaatgaataactTAAGGAAACTGTAAACCATCTCTATCTGGACTTGAGATTAAACTCCCCTTGACCACTGATAACTGTGTGTATTGCTGCGTGTGTATAGGTGGAGCTGGTCCAGTTGCTGGTTGATGGAGTCAACTATCTGATTGACTGTGAGAAGAAGCTGGAAAGGGGCCAGGACATCAAGGTCCCCTCCC
This window harbors:
- the LOC115105906 gene encoding creatine kinase S-type, mitochondrial-like, giving the protein MATSFTRMMSGRNTAVLLASLGVGTMATGYLMTDSNILSAEERRKLYPPSADYPDLRKHNNCMAHSLTPAIYGKLRDKVTPNNWSLDQCIQTGVDNPGHPFIKTVGMVAGDEESYEVFADIFDPVIKDRHNGYDPKTMKHPTDLDASKITNGMFDEKYVLSSRVRTGRSIRGLSLPPCCSRSERREVERVTVQALAGLKGDLTGRYYSLGDMTEKEQQQLIDEHFLFDKPVSPLLTSAFMARDWPDARGIWHNNEKTFLIWVNEEDHTRVISMEKGGNMKRVFERFCRGLQQVEKLIQERGWEFMWNERLGYILTCPSNLGTGLRAGVHIRLPNLSKDPRFGKILDNMRLQKRGTGGVDSATTGDTVDISNNDRLGKSEVELVQLLVDGVNYLIDCEKKLERGQDIKVPSPIAQFRK